The genome window CTCTAGGCAATGAAGATGCTGGCGAGACCTTCCAGGTCACTGCAACAAGCCCATCTTAAACCGCTGGGCAGGTCTTCCTCCAAGTGCTGTGGTCCGCAAGGAGCTGGTGGAGAGGGGAGCCTTCGTGCACGCCCAGCCCCTGTGGCTCCTCGGGAAGGGGAGATGGCGACATGCCCTCACCCAGCACTGTCGCTGGGTCTCTGGGCACCTGGAGCGGAGGGGGAATAGCCGGAGAGCGAGTAAGGCATGGTGCCGGTGCCAGCCCAGCGAGAGCCATCTGTGCTGCCGAGGCCGGGGGGTGGCCCAGGGGGGCCAGTGCTGGCCTCTCGGCCCCTCAGTAATCCTCCACCCAGCCGTTCTCCGAGATGAATGCGTCTATCACCTCCTTCATGGCGAGGTTGGGGATCAGCTGGTCCTGGGTCAGGGGACTCCGCGTCACTGGATCAAAATGACCCACGCGCTGCAAGGGAGGAGACGGCCGCGAACCGGTTACTCCACGCACCTGGCCTCGGCCCTGGGGCACAAGCAGCCCTGAGGCCAGCGCTGTGCCGGGATCCGGTACAACACCCAGGCATCCATATGCCTGCcggggggaagaaagagaggggCGGAGGGAGAGCCCCCCTCTGAAAGTGCCTCCCAGCAGGCTGAGAGCGGGTCAAGGCACAAGACCCCTGCCAACAGCCGCCTCCGCTTtgggcagggcctggcagcgCCCGCTGCcttcctgcctgccccagcacctcCGCAGGGAGCTGCCCAGGCAGGTACCTGGGACCAAACCCAAGGAGGCTTTTGAGCCCTTAGttgggcaggcagctgccttcaTACCCAGGCAGGAGATGGGCAGAGGACTGCAGACAAGATCCTGGGAAgcccccgctgcccccggcccggcggtACCTGGAGATGTTCCTCAATGTCCTTCCTGTCGTAGGTGATCCCACTGGGAGTGATGCAGGGCTCTCTCATCAGCTCAAAACTGATCTTCCCACACAGGTAGTCAGGGATGTCCCGCTTCTGGCTCGAGAGAAGCAGAGCTGGGTCAGGAGGGGCTAGGCGAgcccagcagcaaaaaaaaagagggctgGGAGGCGGTACCAGCTCAGAGCGGGAAGCAGGGAAGACAGCAGAGGTGACAGCATGGACTAAAACAGGTTTACGGCAAGCAGCTCCAGATGGGGAGAGACAAAGTGCACGCTGGGGCACACTCACCTTCCTCCTCTCATCCACTTGAGAGAAGAGCTCGTCCATGTCCGCCAGGTATTTGTCCTGAAAGAAAAGGCCCTTGAGGATGAGGGGACCCCAGTGTACGGGGTCTACGGGTCTCCAGGAAGAGAGCCCCGAAGGCTCCCACCCCATGGGTGCTGTGGCAGGTCCTTGGTGGCCCCTGTGCCTTCACAGCCCCCGGCTGGCATTCGCACGACTCCAGGCAGGAGTGATCCAGCTTAAAAATAACCTTCCTTTGTGGGGCTATTTTTATCTCGGGATTAGTCCCCTGCGCTGGGCCAGCACTCAGACCCACATGCGGCCGAGAGCTGCTCGCGTTGCACGGCCCTCAGAGAACAACAGGTACAGCAGCTGGGGGAGCACAAACAGGCGTCACTACTGCCAGCCTGCCCCGGGCTGGGACAAGAGGATGACAGAGCATGGGCAGCCATCATGAGGGGACACGAAAGCCCTGCAACAGCAGCTCGAGCCACAAAATGAAGGCTGAGAAGCCATGCTCTGCCCTGGGGTCTCCTGGCTTTTGcctgcacagctgcagccctACGGCTTCCTCGGCCACAGCAGAGCATGGGGATAAGGATGGGACGAGGAAGCCCCAGCTCGACTCCCAGCCTCCGTGAGCAGCCCCGACCCCCCGGCTCACGTGTTTGGCCTCGATGCTGGCCAGCTGAACCCGGCTCCGGCTCTCgtctgcattttcttcctgctgagtCTTTCGGCACTCAGCCAGCTCCCTAGGACAGAGCAGGGAGATCAGAAGTGATGGAGGGACCCTATAGCtccctttcctgctgctgctgctgccctagctgcggggctctgcctgcacctcCAGGAAGGCAGAGGCACCGTGCACAGAGCTGTGACGGCTTCGTGGCACTAAAAAAGGTTTTACGGGTGCCACCGCTGCCCCGTGCCACGTTACCTCTCCTTCTCCGCCATGATCAGCTTGGTCAGGTAGGAGTGCAGCTCGTTCTCCTGGTTGATCCGCTTCTCCTCGATGCTGTTCCAGCGTTTCTTCTTGGCAATGCGCAGCGCGCTGGGGATGTCGTCCCCAAAATTCAGCCGCTGTTCCTTGGCGAGGTTGTaggctggggaagaaaaagagcatcTCAGAGCCGGCACGGGCTTCCCTCTCACCATCCCTGGCCTCTTTCTGGTTGACGGGCGGGGGGAACACCGGCACCATGCCCGCTCACCTCTCTGTAGGTTGGCGATAGCCTCGTCGTAATTCTCCATCTCCATCTGGCACTGGCCCAGGAAGAAGTGAGCCTTCACCGACTGACCGTCCAGCTCCAGGGCTCGCTTGCAGTCCGCCAGTGCCTTGTCGTGCTGCTGCATCTTCAGGTAGCAGAGGGCTCGGTTGGTGTAGTAGACGGCCACCAAGGGGTTGCGGTTCTGCAAGGCGAGACCCACGTTATGGCGGGTGACGGCAAGCGCTGGCAGGGGCGAGACGCAGTGACAGCAGGGTGACTCGGTGAGCCGGCTGCGCAACGCCGTCACCCTGGTGAGAGCCATGAGAGCCGTGAGTGTCGGCTCGGGCTTGTACCCTGGGGGGAGTCACCGGGATGGATGGGGGACAAGCTGGGGCCGGTTCCCACGGGGCAGCCTGTGTCCCACGCCTGGAGGGGGACAGTCTCCCTGGCACCAGGTGCTGGCTGGAGCCCTCCACCCCAGGGTGGGTCTGCCCTACCAAACCCAGCCTGGGGatgtggtggggtggggggaggacgGGCCTAGACTGGGGGCACCCTGGTGGGGGTGGACACAGGAGGGTCCAGCTCAGAGCCTGGTGGTGGGACAGGCCTGGCTGGGGGGGTGTCCAGatccggggggtggggggtgggctAGGCcaggcctggggggggggggggggggggagtccaggccaaaggaggggggggggggcaggcccAGAGCGGGGATCCGGGCCCGGAGAGGGGTCCGGGCCCGGGGGGGAAGTCCAGGCCCGCGGGTGATGGTCGAGGCCAGGGGAGTCCTGTCTTAGGGGTGGCCAGGCCAGACCCAGAGGCGGGTGtccggggcgggggtggggggtggtggggggtgtCCAGGTCAGGGGACTCCCGTTCCGGAGGTGTCcaggcccggcccgggggggggggggggtgccgtCCCAGGGGTCCTTCCCAGCCCGGGGTGGGGATGCCGTTGGGACTCACGATGGCGCGGCCGTAGCAGGCGGCGGCCTCGGGGTACTTGCGGCCGCCGAAGAGCCGGTTTCCCTGTTCCTTGTGCTCCTGCGCGCTGTGGCTCTTCTCGGGGCtgccgccccccgcgccccccgcccccggccccgccgccccgggcccccccgcgccgccctcccgctcctccttccccttcatgGCACCGCCCGGCACCGCCCggtccggcccggcccggcccgctggGGCCGGCGGCTCCGCTGGCTCCGGCCGCGCACTGCGACagccgccaccgccgccccccgccgccgccgccgccgccgcttccggGGCCGAaccgccgcgggggcggggccaggggcggggcgggggcgggacCGCGGGGGGCGGGACCGGTGAGCGGAGAGGCGGGGCCGTGGAAGAGGCGGGCGGGGccgaggggcggggggggggggccgggggaggcgggCGGAGCTAGGGAAGGCTGGGCGGGGCTATGGATGGGTGGGCGGGGCTATGGATGGGTGGGCGGGGCGTGGGTGAGGTTTGTAAGGCTGGATGGAGGGGTATGGGGGGGGGCCTGAAGGggggtacgggggggggggtgatggggaaagggggtgcagaggggtgggggaggctggctgggggggcggggtgCAGAGAgaagggggtgctgggggggggggtgttgggatGCGTGGGGCGAGAAGTGGGTGCGCTGGAGCATATGGGGCTGgattggcgggggggggggggggttgaacGGAGAGGAGGGGGCTTCAGAACCCACagcaccccccgccccgcgcccccctcCCGGGCAGCCAGCAccccggggctgagccgggTGCCGTTTCACGCGTCCCAGAGTTTTCTGCTCCAGTAAGTCCCGTCCCccgctgtgcccccccccctttcccccccgctccgGGGCCAgccagccccggctcccccaTCAATCAGCAAggactttggggggggggggcacccccaaaAATCCCCACCACCCCTTCCACACAGACGCAGGCCCCGGCAgtgtgcaaaatatttatttatactcCAAAAAGGTCgcggagggtgggggggggggggtcagagcggggtccccccctcgcccccatCCCGGGGTGagcccccccgccgcggggaggGCGGCTGGCAGCaaagcggggggcggggggggggagggctgggggggggctacGCCACCGAGGGCACTGCTGAAACGAGTTGTGCCGGTCTCAGCTGATTCGCCTTCCTGTTGGGCTCTCCCCAtactattcttttttctctctttcttttatttatatttattttggcaTAGAAAAATAAATCGCTCCTATTTTGGCACTAGTCCTTCGTGTGAAAGTGCAGGTCCTGGGGGGGGCAACCAGTCGGCCCCCACCCCGGAAAGGGGGTACAGGAgcaagcggggggggggggggtcgtccCCCCCTCCATGGCTCCTTCCCAGGGGGCACATCCTGAGCCCTGCGGACACCCCGGGGGGGTTGGCGATGCCGGGGCAGGGCTGAAGCAtcctttgggggggggagcacagcacggggggggggggttgccagGGTACATTTGAGGGGGGGGACAGCCCATGGGGGGGTGGGCGGCGCGCTCGCTAGCACcaagggggcagggggggttgcCTGTCCCCATGTCACgcgcggggacccccccccctcaccctccACCGGGCTTGGCCAGcgatagaaaaaaaaaaaaaaaaaaaaaggcttgggggggggtggggtggtgagATGGAGGGGGTAGGttatggcgggggggggacctGTGCCCCCAGCAGGTCATAGGCAAAGATGTTCCAGAAGACGGCGAAGAGGAGGAAGGTGCCGTAGGAGAGGAGCAGGACCCACCAGCCGCACTGGTCCTGCAGGCTCTCCTCGTAGCTGCGCAGGATGGTCAGCCCCATGCTGATGCCCACGATGGCCCCTGCCAGGTGGGCCATGAAACTGGGCTGGGGGCCCGAAGCCGGTAATGGCGGGGAGAAGCGGAGCCAGACGGCGCGACCCACCTCCGAGCTCACTGTAAGAGAGCGTCGGGAGGTGCTCAGCTGGCCCCCACCTTCCCCTCGGccacccccaaaacctccacccccggggtggggggcacggcCGGGTACTCACTGCACACCAGCGCCAGCACCATCCGCAGCAGCTTGTAGGGGCAGCGCATCCCGGCCCAGTTCTGTGGGTGGACGGACAGACAGATGGACGATGCGCCGGCACCGGTGCTGGGGCCCCCAGCGTGCCCCAGCGGAGCTGTGCCCTGGCCCCGTGGAGCCCCACCAggtccctgctcccccccatGATGCCACCCAAGGtggtcccccctccccaacgGTGCCCACCCCATGATGCCACCCAAGGTGCCCACCCCCTAATGCCACCCCACAACATTCCCCCCCCAATATCACGCCCATGCTGCCCACCCTACAATGCCACCCACCCCCTGGCATCCCCCACCCAATGTCACACCATGCTgcccaccccccagcacccccccgaTGCCGCTGACCATGACGACGTTGGCGAGGTGTGCCGAGCAGAGCGCGTAGACCCCCCCTGAGCCCCCGACCAGGGGGGCCCGCATGTCCGTGATGGAGACGGTAAGGGAGCCTGCGGGCACAGGCAGGGCTCAGTGTGGGGCCTCGCCCCCCCTATTAATTAATTACTGTCCACATTAATTAATTACAGGCTGCATTGCCCCCCAGGGCAAGTGATGCTGGCAGTGCAGGGTGGTACCCAGCGGGCAGTGAGCGAAGCCCCACATCCCCATCAAACTCGGAGTGCATCTCCCCGTGCCCTCCCCGGGGGCTGGTGACGGGGACCGATGGGGACACCCCCTACCACCCCGGGCACGCACCCACCTGCCAGGACACCGGCCAGGTAGAGGAAGCTGATGCGCAGGATGCCGTGCACCATCTCCAGGGGCACCCCGATCATCAGCTGCAGGAGGGCGTTGAACCCCAGCTGCTCCAACCTGCCCGGGCACAGGAGGGGGACATGTGGTGGCTCAGGTCGTGCAGCCCCCCCC of Buteo buteo chromosome 29, bButBut1.hap1.1, whole genome shotgun sequence contains these proteins:
- the STUB1 gene encoding E3 ubiquitin-protein ligase CHIP; amino-acid sequence: MKGKEEREGGAGGPGAAGPGAGGAGGGSPEKSHSAQEHKEQGNRLFGGRKYPEAAACYGRAINRNPLVAVYYTNRALCYLKMQQHDKALADCKRALELDGQSVKAHFFLGQCQMEMENYDEAIANLQRAYNLAKEQRLNFGDDIPSALRIAKKKRWNSIEEKRINQENELHSYLTKLIMAEKERELAECRKTQQEENADESRSRVQLASIEAKHDKYLADMDELFSQVDERRKKRDIPDYLCGKISFELMREPCITPSGITYDRKDIEEHLQRVGHFDPVTRSPLTQDQLIPNLAMKEVIDAFISENGWVEDY
- the RHBDL1 gene encoding rhomboid-related protein 1 isoform X2, with product MDRSSLLQLIQEQLDPENTGFIGVETFASLVHSHELPLDPAKLDMLVALAQGNDEGQVCYQELVDLIIVFLCYGARLNKWVLQTYHPEYMKSPLVYHPGHRARAWRFLTYMFMHVGLEQLGFNALLQLMIGVPLEMVHGILRISFLYLAGVLAGSLTVSITDMRAPLVGGSGGVYALCSAHLANVVMNWAGMRCPYKLLRMVLALVCMSSEVGRAVWLRFSPPLPASGPQPSFMAHLAGAIVGISMGLTILRSYEESLQDQCGWWVLLLSYGTFLLFAVFWNIFAYDLLGAQVPPPP